In Defluviimonas aquaemixtae, the sequence GGAATTCCGTCGGGCCAAGCTTCAGCAACTGGCCGTCGCGCCGCGCCCGGTGGGTTTCTGGATCGAGTGTGATGTCTTCGAACTCCAGCATCTCGCCCAGCGACGATGGCCGCGAGCGGCGAAGCTGCGTGCGCACCCGCGCCATCAGCTCAACTATTGAATAGGGCTTGACCATGTAATCGTCCGCCCCGGTCTCGAGCCCGCGGACGAGGTCGACTTCTTCGGAACGTGCCGACAGCATGATGATCGGCACGCCGCGCGTCTCGGCGCGCGACTTCAGCCGCCGGCAAACCTCGATACCCGAGACATTGGGCAGCATCCAGTCGAGCACAATGAGGTCGGGAACATCCTCGGCGACCAAAAGAAGTGCCTCCTCGCCATTGTCGGCCTGGTTCACGCGGAAGCCCTCGGCTTCGAGGTTGTAGGTCAAGACTTCGCGCTGCGCGGGTTCGTCTTCCACGACGAGCACGGTGGG encodes:
- the phoB gene encoding phosphate regulon transcriptional regulator PhoB, producing MQAPTVLVVEDEPAQREVLTYNLEAEGFRVNQADNGEEALLLVAEDVPDLIVLDWMLPNVSGIEVCRRLKSRAETRGVPIIMLSARSEEVDLVRGLETGADDYMVKPYSIVELMARVRTQLRRSRPSSLGEMLEFEDITLDPETHRARRDGQLLKLGPTEFRLLTTFMEKPGRVWSREQLLDRVWGRDIYVDTRTVDVHVGRLRKALCAEGGDDPIRTVRGAGYALG